Within the Triplophysa rosa unplaced genomic scaffold, Trosa_1v2 scaffold134_ERROPOS1066239, whole genome shotgun sequence genome, the region GAGAGATGAAGACACGACTGACCTCTGTAGGTCAAACTGAAATGTcttttcttgtgtgtgtgtgttaaaagaAACAGGATCAAGAGTATGTTGATGTGTTTCAGGTGGAAAACTCAGGAGATCCTTGGGAAAACTTCCAAAATTCCCAGCCACTTTCCTATTGGGAATGTGTGTACTtactcatggtaaccatgtcaACAGTTGGTTACGGCGACGTGTGTGCTAAAACCACCCTCGGACGACTTTTCATGGTCTTCTTCATTCTTGGAGGATTGGTAAAAGATTATAGAAGACATCCCATAATAATTCACCTACAGCCTGCATTTATACATGCAATGATCCAGAGCTGTAAAACAAACCCTTCATCTGTGATCAGTCCATCCGCTTGTGTTTTAGTTCTTGACATGTGTGTAATGTTTCTGTTATTGTTAATTCTGTTGAATTTATGAGTGGAACCATCATTAGAGAGCACAAAGTCATTCTGTTTGTGAAGTTCATGATGAGACCAGAAGTAGTTTTTCCCCACCCCAGTATCCAACAAACTTTATGACGGGTCGATATATGACAcactgttgccatggcaacataCAAATGATGATCAAAAAAACCCATGAAGTTTTAGATGTGATACATGTACAGTAGCAGGCGAACAGATGTTCGCATCAAAGACCCCACGTgaacaaatactatagtatacaaggatatttactatagtaaactgtactgtatgttagaGTACTTGTGCTAGTTTAGTATAGTACAGTATACTATGtgaatactgtagtaaatactgtagcatactatagtatttactatattaCGGCTCAAATACTATCACATATGGACAATTCATATTTAGCgtatcatatattttattttattttttgctcgaAGTGGTCCAcgttaaaacaattatttaattaattattaaaaattgtattttcaCACAGTGTGTAAAGACATCAGGAGTTAAATGCTAAATATATCTCCCAGTTTTTGAGATATTAGATTTAATCCCGGTTAAAAGCGTTTATTTGACATGTTATGTGACAGTTGTGTTAATATCAACCCAACGTAAGTGTTTGTTTGGTCTAAACATGGCTCGTGAGGTTTCTCCTCCACATCCCTGTTTTCCCCTTTAAAAATGCAGAATGAAGCTCATCTGCGGCTTTTTAGTGTTTCCCCACCTACAGTAAATCCCTTCAAACAGAGATATTTGTCAAACCGAAGGCTTTCACTTTGAACTTGAAACCCTCTAAAATCTCTACAATGCATGTGTACATCCAGTCTGACTCTCCTGTTGTTATTCAAACTTTCAGTCTTTAACATTGAAAGGGCTCGTATCAGGAGGAAGACTTCGTGCTTTAAGAGCTACACTATGAAAACACATCAAAGCGCACAAGACTAAACTTAAAGAAGAGATTTCGCTGATATTAGGCATGTGCAGTACATGACTGTTCATGTTCACAGGTTAAGATCCGTCTTGTCATGATGAATAAATACTACACCACAGTAAACACCAGGGGATGGATTCACATTGGATGGCAGTTTGGATGGCAGTTAACAGTGATAGAGACTAATGTTTTCCTTTGTTTTACTCTcattaaataagatttaaatatggttttcttctctATATAAAATTTCCATCAcataaaataagatttaaatttgattttctTCTCTATATAAAATTGTATTCTCATAAAATAAGATtcaatttttaattttcttttctatataaaaatttcttcacataaaataagattaaaatgtgattttcttAAGAAAATAGAATTGCGCTTTTTTAGTGTGTGAACATTACTTACTTCTTATAtcttataaattatatattattatattttcttaattttCGTCTTGAGGACATTTTTGTGAATCCAGCCCCAGGAGAATTCTGCATATCCTTCTGAAGAGtctcaacattaaaaacaagccGCTGAGGTTTCACCAGTGATAGTTTACATGAACGTGTCTCAAAATAATTGAGTTATTGAATAACGAGACAGTTATAACGAGActcaaataaatgcaacagaagTGCCGcagtaaaataaaagtcttttccAGCACAGTGGTAATCCAGGCTCGTGTTATTCTCATAGTCATAGAGAGGCTGTAAAATGCTGATCAAAATAAATGCTCAGTGTTTTCGGTGCAGAAGAATAGAGCTGAGGGAGAACTGAGGTGCGTGATATGAGCCCTTTAATGTTGTGTATGAGAAATCTCTTTCTGCATCAGCACACACCTCTGTTGTGGTTTGTCTCCTGTCTCTCCTCCTCCAGGCCATGTTTGCCAGCTACGTTCCTGAAATCATAGAGTTAATAGGAAATCGCAAGAAATATGGTGGTTCCTATAGTGCTGTAAATGGAAGAAAGTAAGTACCGCAGGGTACGACTGCGCAGCTCTGCGCAGCCGGCCCTTCTGCatgcacgtctctctctctgttccatGCATGTAGGCAATGTTTGCTCGCTACGTGCCTGAAATCGCTGCTCTCATCCTTAATCGGAAGAAATATGGAGGGCGTTATAACTCGACCCGAGGACGAAAGTAAGTGGAACGGTGAAACCCGACGAACCTCTAACTTATTCCGCAGGTTTAGACCTCTCGTGTTGAGATGGCACGATCAAACTCTTACCTCAGAGGAAGATGCACATCCTTCCTGTGATGTCAGAGGGGCCACAGGAAGTAGTATTATGACATAGAGGGTTAGGGGTCAGATGGCACGAATCATCTCATTGCTTGTTGCGTTCTGTGAGTCGCTCATCGCTTTGCTAAGTTGTGCCACTTGAGCTTCTGTATGTATCAGTGGTTGTAAGTGTTGAATGTTGATTGTAAAACACTTGCTGTTTTGGCTTTATATTTGAATATGTCCATATTATGTCGAAAACAAAGTTAATATCGATGCAAattgtaaacattatttaatgatGTCATAGGTGTGAAAAACACCTCATGGGTCTGATTGCAATGGTGCTGCATTTCTGTTATTGCTTTCCAactcagttttgtttttataaatggtCAAACAAGGTAAAACagtgtaaacaaacaaatacgcAATTATTCGAGAAAAACAAGCTGAAACACAAGTTTCATTGCCATTGAAATGACCTTCAGATTTAAACGCGAGTCTCTGATCATAATGTGAGAGATGCAGTTTACAGGATGAACGCTGATGGTCTGGCGTGTGATAATCTCACGTGTTTCTCAGGCATATAGTGGTGTGTGGTCAcatcacactggagagcgtctCCAACTTCCTTAAAGACTTCCTCCACAAGGACAGGGACGATGTCAATGTAGAAATCGTTTTTCTTCATAAGTAAGTGAATGTTTCTGTACAGCCATCGTGACGTTTAAAGggacatttaagaaaaaagatCATTCTGCATTCTCTCATCCTCAAGGCAGCCTATAAAGAAGGACTTTTTTATCTCctgtttaatatataaaataagattttttttggacaaatgtgtttatttgtatagtccaagaacaacaaaaatgttgCTAATAACGGCTATTTATATGAAttgttttaatagaaaatacaacGATAGGTAATGCTTTTTGGATGATtcatgtgttgttgttgttgtgtttttcagtatCTCACCTAATCTTGAATTGGAAGCCTTATTTAAGAGACACTTCACACAGGTGGAGTTTTACCAGGGATCTGTTCTTAACCCACACGATCTCGCTCGGGTCAAGGTATCACGCCAACAATCCTCGCGATTAACAGCCAGAATTGAAATGACTGTGTTATCAATAGAACGCCATGACAGACACATGCAAGGTTTGTCACCGAGTTTTGTCTTCGGTCTGATTTTGCAGATTGAGTCGGCTGATGCCTGTCTGATCTTAGCTAATAAATACTGCGCGGACCCTGATGCTGAGGACGCCTCAAATATCATGAGGTAAAAAAGAAATTCttacaaaaaaagtgtttctgtagctcTGTAGAGCGTGGCGCCTGCAacacaaaggttgtgggtttgattccagAGAACACAACATAATGTACTGATTAAATTCATAAAATATGATGATAGTAATATATGCTTTagataaacaaacataaagtgCTACATGTATAAATCTAAACACATCTGGGGCTGATTGCACCGGCTGTGCGTAAGTTACAACGTATATAtgctgtaaatatatatatatataaactaaagATGTACGGAAGCCTCCCGTCGGGAGTAACTATAGGAATAAAACTGCAGACTCACTGAACTAACTTAATAAACTGTAGTTTCACTCGACACTCTTCAATACTTTAAACATATATGATAacgctgacatttacagtcacgcACCTTTAAAACAGAGAACGTTATGGGATGACATTAATTTATTAGCGTTTCTAAAGAGAACCAGTCCTAGCGCGCCTCCGTGTCTGCTTGTGTTGAGCacgtcaaaataaaatcatcttttttatGTCATTGGaggttggcagtaaaatgaaatcattttatttttatatatttatttttaatgttgtgtcaatttttgtttttattttgtttaactgaaaatgtttaataaaatacctGTGTTATTCATGATTAGGTAGcgttatatttaataaaaacttattttaccgttattatgtgaggtaaaataaatttaaatcaagaacgttttgaaattcacacgaatttaaaggctgctattTGACTATTGAAAGTAAACGTCATATCATGCAACTACGtattactttacggagagcttacgaactattagctacgttctgccttaaAGTCCCCGTCAAACAGAAGTTGTGAACGTTTTTACTTCCGTCTTTTGATGCATTTCCTCATGAAATGgtatttctaatgagaaaaatagtgagCGTGGCTTtagtctttctctgcgatttgattggatgtataaaaacagccattgcattttgaaatggaactggcagcagactgaccgttgaaggggaggagttaatggatgctccgcccaagccgtctaacatacgtcatttaagatggatagtcattacaggaaggaagtgcttTTTCAGAccttaactaaagattatgagggcacactgactttaaaaagagaatgacccacatcgatcaactatttacaataaacactgcaatatttcatgaaaaaaataagaattgtaatttttaatttcactgggactttaggAGCAAATGGTGCATCCGAATAACATACAGAGTTAGTTACAAATTAgctagtagttactaagcctccAGTGTGGACTTTACGGTCTCATTTACGAAGGAACTTatgaatggctggtgcaaccctaccctgaagtcaacatgaaatacaatatttacataatttgtGCAATAATTTATACACACTTCTTATTACAACTGTTGTCAATAATTAATCACTTCCACTTATTTTTGGCTTGTCACCAAGCTCTTCCCCTCCGCGTCTGCTGGCTCTGATCTGATTTTTGATATcaatatatttcacatattacCCTCATTGAATGTCCTGGAATAAGATTTGGAAATGTCCATTTATGGAAGTATTGTGACTCAGAAGTCAACATGTTGGTGTGCTGTATATTTGAACAGGGTGATATCCATCAAAAACTACCATCCAAAAATCAGAATCATCACACAGATGCTTCAGTATCACAATAAGGTAAATAATCATGAGCATCTCACGCAGCTTAACATCTATGAAATATGTATAGTCTCAGACAGCGTATTGGTCTGTTTCCAGGCCCATCTTCTCAACATCCCGAGCTGGAACTGGAAGGAGGGAGATGATGCCATCTGTCTGGCTGAACTGAAGCTGGGTTTCATCGCTCAGAGCTGTCTGGCTCAGGGTCTGTCCACCATGCTGGCCAATCTCTTCTCAATGAGGTCCTACATTAAGGTCAGTGAATGTTTGAGCATTTGCAGGTCAACGGGTGATTTAAATACTGAACATGGACATTTTTCTGTTTAGATTGAGGAGGACACGTGGCAGAAGTATTATTTAGAGGGAGTGGCCAATGAAATGTACACAGAGTATCTGTCCAGTGCCTTCGTGGGTTTGTCTTTCCCCACCGTCTGCGAGTAAGTACGCAGTGTGCTCTTCAAGTACACACAATCTGTTCTCTCATCCAGCCGTACGAGGTGGACGCTATTGTTGGTTTTTTCTTTGCTGTCTGCTCGCTCATTTTTAACACATATTTTCCTTTTGAAGGAATTCATGTGTATGCACAGTGtttatacagccgcagaaaagaATGACGAGATTTTTATTAAGAGCAATTTGCATTCAAtcaacatttctagatgtatcgtgctcatttcagtccagtgtttgttgaatttcaaccaaatcaaacctcaggagtcatccaacagactgacagcatgacaagacacgtgaCAACTGTGATCAGAATCCAGATTATCACAttgaaatatgactgttgtgttgcttaaaagtgaatttgaacttgttttctttgccgtatctgacgtctgaaaaacacacagcatctttactgttattttcaactgtttctccagttttcagtttctgcaaataaatgcaaatagaaacattatgtttatgagaaatttgggagaaattgtgttagtagttcacagaatgaaacaaaaatgatcgttttacctgaacacatacctagaaatggtcaattcagaaaaacagatttttgtctGTGGCTGTATTCTTAAAGGAGTCGTCCACCTTCAACACACATGTtcatgatcatttactcacccctgttgtcatccaagatgtttatgtgttTGGTTCTTTAGTGGAAAAGAAatgaaggtttttgatgaaaacattccaggatttttctccatatacgTAGTGGACTTCAGTagactccaaacggttgaaggtgaaaatgacaaactgaagtgcagcttcaaagggctttaaaccaTACCAGACaatgaataagggtcttatctagccAAAcgaaatatttacagtatatgctttataaacacaaatgctcgccttgctctgttctgcgatgcgcgttcatgacttcaTGTAATAATTACGTTGAAAAGGTCACGCTTGACGTAGGCGGAAGTACCGAGTCAGtaggtgtgttcgacttcatgcggcgctgcAAGAATCTGCAGCCGCCTGACaacagcaatgcattctggttAGATAGTTTGTCTGACTTTGATCGGCGCTGCAGCGATTACATGTGCTAtgaaagtaccgcgagagcaaaCGAGACCAGCCGCCTGC harbors:
- the LOC130549558 gene encoding calcium-activated potassium channel subunit alpha-1-like codes for the protein MANLFGVIKDVVFVCCVFQVVLVFALSIGALVIYFIDSSDPIESCHDFDKNYTLQIDMAFNVFFLLYFGLRFIAANDKLWFWLEVNSVVDFFTVPPVFVSVYLNRSWLGLRFLRALRLIQFSEILQFLNLLKTSNSIKLVNLCSIFISTWLTAAGFIHLVENSGDPWENFQNSQPLSYWECVYLLMVTMSTVGYGDVCAKTTLGRLFMVFFILGGLAMFASYVPEIIELIGNRKKYGGSYSAVNGRKHIVVCGHITLESVSNFLKDFLHKDRDDVNVEIVFLHNISPNLELEALFKRHFTQVEFYQGSVLNPHDLARVKIESADACLILANKYCADPDAEDASNIMRVISIKNYHPKIRIITQMLQYHNKAHLLNIPSWNWKEGDDAICLAELKLGFIAQSCLAQGLSTMLANLFSMRSYIKIEEDTWQKYYLEGVANEMYTEYLSSAFVGLSFPTVCELCYVKLKLLLIAIEYKSDQRESSTLINPGNHVKMQEGTLGFFIASDAKEVKRALFYCKACHDDITDPKRIKKCGCKRCKSCYVCRSVCLSTALDKETTQIYNQHSYVISNPIAL